The sequence GCCCTGTGGATTTGGACAGATTAATTGCTATTTGGTATGAAATGCACAATGAGTCTAAATACAAATGGATACATTAGGTTGATGAATTGAGGTATTAGGCATTGGAGCTGGGGGTGAGGGAAATGTTTATCCAGAGGTGTGTGTTTAACTGCTTGGGCCTTTCGCTTTGTGCCTTTAATGAAATACATACACTCCTTCCAGAAGATGTGTTGGAGTACATTTGCACAGGTATTTGTTCAATAACTTACCTAATTACTTATTTATGCAAGCCAAGGTCATGTTGGCAAGTTATTCAGCCATGAGGTAGGATTGAGCAGACGAAAATCTGTCCCAGAACCACCACACTCAGGTATCCACTGAAGCTGTGACAGCAAGCTGATGTCACCTgttgctttccctcctcacccaattGTCGTCCCCGGGGTTCAATGCACGAGGACATTGCTGGTCTGTACAGCAGTTGCAGATTTGCCTACAAAGCTTAACAGAAAGTCTACAGCACCAGTGGTGAGTTCAGTTACTGAATAACCTGCAATAATAACCAAACAGGATCTGCAGCAGCTACTGAATACAACCTGCTAACTCCAGGGCCAGTGCAATTATTAAATAGGAAGTTAACCCAGGACTTTTTCTTCACTGTCTGGAGGTGAAACTAAATATACTGGGAAACATTCCTTGTGTAACACACATCACAGCAACTTGTATTTTGTTGTATGGAGTTGTCATTTATCTAAGGGCTGAGAGAATGTTCACAAGTGGGAACATGTATTTTTAATTCAGCTGTCTAGTTCCcacattccctctctaaacctattTAAGACTCTCCTTACACTGTACCTCTGCCTAGGCTTTGACCCTCAGTCAATAGCTCATGTGGCTGTTAATGGTCTAAATGTAAATTTTAGACCTTGCATCATGTGTCTGAACATCCAAATCTATAGATCGACATTACACCAGAGGAAAAACAAATTTCATAGGATTAAATCCTATAACTATTGCACAGCTCCAGCTAATTCTGGTTTGATGTAAACCACATTATTTTAATTGAATAATAAGCAACCACTCCAATATACAACGATACAAAACCCAGTCCAATATTGAACATTTATTTACAGTTATGTTACATTTCACATCAAGAGCCCATGTCTCACAGATCTTTGTACAAAGTCAGAAGCCATCATTCCCTACAGGACAGGGATCCccattatataaatacatgtacTAAACACAAAGTGCTTGATCcagtcagtttagtcactctcccccagcttgagcttgtcaaacaggtactctcccaggccattgtcaggggctcccagtctcttcaggttggtgatgtgatctccaagcttcttgatcatcttcacttgttcatccaagtagtgggtctccagaaagtcacacaactgaaagagggaaactagttatgtccagcagcaAATATCATGGAACGTCAGCTTCCCCTTCAGAATTTGGATTTTAATCCTCTTGAACTGGAGGAGAGTCAAGTGATGCAATTGAGATttgatggaattactgcatcattagGTGCTCAGATCATGGGATCACAGAGACACATTTACAAGTCACTGTCCAAAGTAGGCCAACTTTCCCCAGCCCTTCCCAAACAGAAAATACATAGGGAGACTACAACTCAAATCTATTAAGCATGGAGATCTTTTAATTAGCCCCAACAACAGCAAGGTGCCACAGCCTCCAACTTACCCAAAAGCCCACATTAAATTATTAACAACTTACATGCGGGTCTGTCCtctcagtggagagtttgtgcagatccagcagactctggttcacattcttctccatctgcagagctctctgcatcgcctccagaccattgctccactcagcctgctctggtttctggaaatAAAGAAAATTCCAACAGTGCACTTACAATGGATTAAACAAACATTAAAAAGTATTGACGGAAATTAGGGGTTCAATCAAAAGTCTACTTTACCATGAACCCATGTGTGAGAATATAAAATTGCCATTATGCAATCACAACAATGAGTCACATtgatgaggcaaatagcatagctgtgtttaaggggaagctaggcaaGTGCATGGGGAGAAAGGAATATAATGATATGCTGAGAGGGCGagatgaagcaaggtgggaggaggctcgctggagtataaacaccagcaaagaccagtttggccaaatggcctgtgttgTAAATTGGAACCAATTGCTTCAGAATGTACTGGGAACAATCAGTCGAAGTGGAGCTAGACAGAAGGCCACTCCTTTATTGAATCCAACCTTGATATCTGTcaagatgatccgtcctccacgacaattctggaatttcatcagtttctcagcatgttcacgttcctcatgtgactgctccttgaagaactccgcaaagtgacgcagggcaacatcatcccggtcaaagtagaaggactatgGAAAAAAAATTTTTTGAGTAATTTGGTATTGCATAGCAGACCCATAACCATGTGTACATTACTTAAATTCAAATTTTACTTTCTTTCAAGGGTTCAAAGTCTTACTGAAACTTTGATGTGCATGGGCAAGGAAACAATGTTTTGATATCCTTACCCAATGAAAAGCCAGAGCACAGCATCAAAGCCTTGATTTTTCAGTGGTGGGAGCAAGGAAGAAAGTGTTGCAGATTGGACCACCCTTGCAGGAAAGAATACTTCCCGACATCCTTCTTAAATGGTCTAGCTTAAATTTTATTATAGACCCTCAGAAAGTCCATGGAATGCATTAGAATGAGGATACAAATTCTGAGTTCCatgtattccaaataaacttcaaCAAAAACTCAAAGGAGAACAAGAAAGTGAGTTAAGATTCAAGATACTCCGAATAGTTGGGCTGGATACAGCACATAATTTAGTAAATTCACTTTACATAGACTCCATTGTGAAGTGGTCTAAAATGTAAAACTaaccatagagagataaacataggaggaatagagctccatgttgatctgcttgttaacagcatcctcacagtcctggtggtagttctgacgcACTTGAGAAGCCATCTTGATTCTTTTTCACAAATCAAACCTTTGTTGTAGCAACAAACTAAGATTTAGCCAACCTCAAACTCCTGTATTTATACTGAGggataatccagggtgtggcagCCTCGATAATGAGTGACGGTCCTCAATACGcaatcagaagttgcagcctctcagagcaccaatgAACTTAAGGGAGGAGGGGGATGtactcccagagccagtcagatttttgaagaatgagcatcattggctgacaactcaatgaggatcccaattgtcctaactttcctcaAACTCAGTTCAAATATCCATAATACAGGTTGAAATGAATCCTCTGCTCTTCAGGCTAATCAATTGGGAAAAATATAAACCATAAATGCCC is a genomic window of Pristiophorus japonicus isolate sPriJap1 chromosome 4, sPriJap1.hap1, whole genome shotgun sequence containing:
- the LOC139262674 gene encoding ferritin heavy chain, oocyte isoform-like, which gives rise to MASQVRQNYHQDCEDAVNKQINMELYSSYVYLSMSFYFDRDDVALRHFAEFFKEQSHEEREHAEKLMKFQNCRGGRIILTDIKKPEQAEWSNGLEAMQRALQMEKNVNQSLLDLHKLSTERTDPHLCDFLETHYLDEQVKMIKKLGDHITNLKRLGAPDNGLGEYLFDKLKLGESD